The Callospermophilus lateralis isolate mCalLat2 chromosome 18, mCalLat2.hap1, whole genome shotgun sequence nucleotide sequence TGGGGGGGGGTCCTGAGGACCGCTGCAGTCCAGGGCGGAGCCCCCCGCCCCCGCCGCCCGGGCCCCCGGGCCGCGCGCCCGTCACTCACCGGCGCCGGGGTCTCCGCCGGGAGGAGGCCGAGAAGGCGGAGGAGGCTCCGCCGCTCCGGGGAGACCCGAGGGCCCTACCGGAAGTGccgccccctccccctccccggcAGCCCCGCGCCGCCCGCCCGGAAGCGGAAGTCGCGCCCGTTCCCGAGGCGCCGGCGTGGAGGACGGAAGGAGGCGGTAGCGGCGGCGGCGCGGGGAGGGGCAACGCGCCTGCGCACTATCGCGGGGATAAGGGCGGGGAAGGCCTAGGCGGCTTCCGGTGGGTCAGCGGAGTCAGGTGCGCCTGCGCTATGTGTGCCCGCTCCTTCCTCCGGCACCGCCCACGTGCTGCGGACATCCGGTTAAGGCACACCCTGAGCTCCGGTCCCACGCTTGGGCCACGCCCCCGGACTTTGAGCCACGCCTACCTTGTTGCAATCTTTATAGGCTCCGCCCTCGCCCCAAACCTATACCCTTCGCCCCACCTCCACCAAGTTTCTGGTCTTTCCTCTCTCCGAGACTATGCTCTGGAGCTCCACCCTCCCTCCCAAGCCCTGCCACGCCCCTTCCAAGCCCTgatggggatggggtggggggggCCTCTTAAACTGTGTCTGCCCCTTGGATTTAAGCCCTGTCCTTCTTCCCACAGCTGCGCGACCCTCATAACTTGTATGTACGGTTATGCCTCACACCTAAAGCATTGCCTTGAACCAGTGGTTCTTGAGTAGCAAAGATCCGTCTCCAGCTCCTTGCCCCAAACCTCTCAGTAGAAGAGACCTATGTGGTGGGGCCTAGCGTCTGTGTTTGAAAATACCCTTCAGGAGGGTCTCTTGAGCTCAACCACAGCTTTACCACACTTGACACTGCTCCCCTCACATAACTCCATAAACCTCCCAACTCAGCCCTACCTCAAGTAGGGAAGCCCAGATCTATTCAGCTCCCCCTGCTAAGTTCCCCCTCTCTCAGGTACCTCCTTCTCCTTAGTCATGTCCACCCCCCAGCACTTTCTAACAGTTAAGTCATACTTCTAATACTTTGTCTTTCAAAAGCTCTCTTTCTAGTCCCATCCCTCAGGTAAACTCTCGCCCATTCTCTGGAAGTCATTCTCTTTCTTCTGGCCAACCTTAACCTCTTTAAACCATCCCCAGCATTTGCACCTTCTAAGACCCGCCCTAATGCCCCCAAACTGCCCAATAAGGCTTGCACCTCGGCCAAGCCCCCCCCCTTCTTTTGATAAACCCTACCGAAATTCAGTCCTCTTATcttcaagtttttttgttttttttttttcctttttagtgcTGGAGGTTAAACCCAGGGGCTTGCATATATGCAAGGCACACATTCTCTGAGTTCCATCCCAGCCCTCAACTCAGTGTTTCATTGCAAACTGTGGGTCCACCGAGGCAGGACCTACATGTAAGGAATTTGGCAAGGATGAGGGAAGCCTAGAGTCACATTTGCATAAAAGTTCAGTTTTACTTAGTCTGGCTCTTTATTGGTAGTACTTTGGGGTCCGGTGGAAATGGGAGAGGAGCAAAGGCTTCTTCTGAGCTATTCTTTGGCGCCATGCTAGCGAGGCACGTGACGTGGGGTTATCTGGAATCCCACGCACTTCTGTCAGGGCGGTGCAGCCGCTGAACACTGCAACGGAGAAGAGGCATCATCATGGAACACACACAGGAAGCCAGTAGGCAGGGATTTATTGCCACAGCCCCTGCCTCCAGGGGCCTGTTAGTCCGTAGGAAGGTGCCACAAGGCAGCAGGACCTGGAGATGTAGGTCCCTAGCCTCGACCCCCTCCCAAGACAGGAAGACCACCAGAAGCGAGGGTGTCCTGGCCCACTTGCCTGGGCCCGGTGCCAGCTGAGCTCCTGGCTGTAAGCCAGGACCGGGAAGCAGAAGCCGAGGGTGCAGGACCGGCGGGCTCCTTCCCCTCAGGCCCCTCCTCGCACACCCCAGCTGTGGCCGGGATGCCTTCTTCTTCGTCCCACGGCGTCTCGGGCCTTGGGTCAGGGGGACACAGGGGCATTCCCAAGGCCTCTGGGTGCTTGCGTTTGGAATGGCGCCGCAGGGTGTTGGCCTCGGTGAAGCGCAGCCAGCACACTGGGCACTGGTACGGGCGCTCGCCGGAGTGCACGCGGTGGTGATGTGCCAGCTCGCCGGCCTCGCGGAAGCGGCGCGGGCACAGCTGGCAGCAGAAGGGCCGCAGGCCCGCATGGATGTTGCAGTGCCGCCGCAGGTGGCTGGACCGCTTGAAGGTCTTGCCGCAATCCTTGCACTCATGCGGCTTCAGCTCTGAGTGTGAGATGCTGTGGCGCTCCAGGTCGGAGAGGTAGGGGAAGGCGCGCAGGCACACAGGGCAGAAGTGCGGAGCCCTTCTGGAGACAGAGCCCTGGGGCCCACCTGCAGCCGACCTTTCTGAGACTGTATAGGGTACACCCTGATCATCGATCAACAGGAGGTCGCTGCCACCACCACTGCCCACCTGTGAGGTCAGCTCCTGCGCCAGCGGGGGCTCTTGCCCTGACTTGGGGGGGCGGCCCCGCTTGCGAGGGAAGGAGGCCTTGAGGGTCCGATTTGAGGAGGCGGCTCCCCCGGGAGGTCTGCCTCTGCGGCCCCGGGGAACGGGAGGAAGTAAGGCCAGAGGTTTCTCTTCCTCCCCAGTCAAAGTCGAAGGCAACGGGTCTGGGCTGGGGGTGTCCATTGAGCAGTGAGGGGCTTGGGTCTGGGCACTGGAGCCGGCTAAGAGGAGAGAGGGGCAGCGTCAGTGTGGGGAGGGTCTCCAGCACCCCGTGTACCCCAATATGTCACCCAACCCTGGCTCCAAGTCTCTTGACCTGAATATGATTGACCTCACCCAGACAATTATAGCCATGCTGGTGGGTAAAACAATAAGATAATTTAGTACTGGTTCATAAACGGGCACTGCCCTGGTTTCCCCAAATGTCCCCCATGCCCCACAATCTGTTCCCTTGACCAGGGAATTCAAGATCAACATTagctaaataaagaaaaataagggtTCAACTGAGATTGCAAGCCTCAAAATAGCCCATCAAATTCCAGAGCCATAGAGGTCTCAGAGATTTCCTTCCTAATTGGCAGAAGAAGGGAAGGGTTCAGGACTAGAAGAAAGGAATCAGTCCTAGGTGAGGTTTGACCCTAATTCGTGCACGAGGAAACATATCCACTTGCTAAGTTTGGCCTCTGGAGTCAGATATCCCAAGTTCAAATTCAGAGTCTGTCACTTAGCCTCTCTCTGTGGCCTTGGGCAAGGTGTTCACTTCTCCCAGCTCAATTAAGTCTTTCACAAAATGGGATTCTGTTCTACTTGCCCGCCCAGACATGCATAGGACAATATTTTACACAGAAGAGCCCTCATTAGCATCatgctctcttcattagcatcaTGCCGCAGCTAAGTCTCACACCAACCTTCTGAATGAGGATGCACCTTTCCCATTTTGCAAATGGGGTAACTGAGATACAGGAAAGCCAAGTCAGCTAAGTTCCCTCTGATAGTTAGTTCAAGGCCAAGCTCCAATCCGGTGTTGCTGACCACAGTGGCTTAGGGAATGAGAAGAAATGGACCCAAGGAGATAGAGGACAGCATGAAGACTCTCAGACCCAGGTTTAAATCCAGCTCTACCCATAATAAGCAAGTGTTGTCTCTGAACCAGTTTCCTTCTACGTAAAATGCTATATCTGGTTTGTGGGAGAGtaataaggaataaggaagggGCTTTAAAATGCCCCAACCTACTGGTGCACAGTGAAACGACAACCAACATCACCATCTTCCCGGAGCCAACTACAACCTGGGAGCATGGGATCGGGGTATAACTGGAGGGGTAGCACGAGTGTGCCGCGCCCCCGTTTAGActtgtttttttgtggtgctggggatggaacccagggccttgactatggtaagcaagtactctaccacccgCAGCCCCCAACCCCCTTTAATGGACCCAGAGCGCCCTGAAATCCAAAGCGCGACAATCTCTCAACGACCATATGATTCGCTCCCGTGGGGTAACCCGGACCGGGAGGTGGACCTCTGAAACACGGGAGGAGAGCACCTGGTCCCTCGACCCTCCCCCACTCCTATTCCTTGCGGGCGCGCGCCCGTCGGACCGGAGCGGTGGAGCCCGCGCGCGGGGCGGGCCCTGCGGGGGCGGCGGCCAATGAGCGGCGCGGGGGCCGCAAGCAGCGAGAGCTGCCAGGAGGGGGTCTGCGCGCGCGAGCCCGGCGGCTCCGCGGGGCGCGAGGTCGGCGCGCGCAAGGGCGAGCGCGGGAGCAGGTGTTGGGCCGCGCTCTGGCGCGCTCCCGGCCACCTATCCCccatccccctccccctcccgggTCCCCCGCCTCCCGGGTACCTCATTTGCATGCCGCCTTGGGCTCGCGTGTGTGCACGCGCGCGGGGGGCGACGGGCCGGCGCGTGGGAAGGGGCGGGGGCGAGGGGGCCCTGCCCCTCGGCGGcggcggggcggggggcgggggcgcGCGGGCCCGGCCCCGCCCCTCGGAGCGGACGCCAGCGGCCCCTCCCCTCGCCGCCCGCGGGGAACAAAGGGTACTCGCTGGGTCCTAAGGACCGGTCACGTCCATTGCAGGCAGAGGCGCACAAGTCGCCGGATTTACCCCAGTGGGAATGAGCCCATCACCACATCCCTGACCACATCAAAATGCCTTTCCTCCCAGAAAGCACCCAACCGGGTGATCCAATCAAAGATGGGTCGGAAAGATGAGAAGCGGGAAATGTCTACTTAGTGCCCGCAACTAACATGGCGCCTGATAGCTTCAAGGCCCCATGGAGGATTAAATAGAAAAGATGGTGCCTGGTCTTTTCTATCTGTATTGCACTTGGCGCAATTCAGTTTCTCTCTTCCTTCCAGATGCAACTCGGCATCCTGTAAATAAGTAGTGCGAGACTGGGGAAAAGGAATCATAACTGTCTATGTTAGCACCAGTTAGCGTCATTGTAGACTGCAGGAATCCGCAGGCTGAGCTTATTGCCCTGACGCTATGCAGCGCCGGGGATGATCATAGGCCCCGCCCCGCTGCCCTCAACCAAGATGGCGCCGATATGGCCTCTCTAACTTTCAAGCCCaggaaagggaagggaaagaaGGAGAAGGGCGGGGTGGAGTGGAAAGGGGGAGTCG carries:
- the Znf524 gene encoding zinc finger protein 524 isoform X2; its protein translation is MGKVHPHSEAGSSAQTQAPHCSMDTPSPDPLPSTLTGEEEKPLALLPPVPRGRRGRPPGGAASSNRTLKASFPRKRGRPPKSGQEPPLAQELTSQVGSGGGSDLLLIDDQGVPYTVSERSAAGGPQGSVSRRAPHFCPVCLRAFPYLSDLERHSISHSELKPHECKDCGKTFKRSSHLRRHCNIHAGLRPFCCQLCPRRFREAGELAHHHRVHSGERPYQCPVCWLRFTEANTLRRHSKRKHPEALGMPLCPPDPRPETPWDEEEGIPATAGVCEEGPEGKEPAGPAPSASASRSWLTARSSAGTGPSVQRLHRPDRSAWDSR
- the Znf524 gene encoding zinc finger protein 524 isoform X1 codes for the protein MGKVHPHSEAGSSAQTQAPHCSMDTPSPDPLPSTLTGEEEKPLALLPPVPRGRRGRPPGGAASSNRTLKASFPRKRGRPPKSGQEPPLAQELTSQVGSGGGSDLLLIDDQGVPYTVSERSAAGGPQGSVSRRAPHFCPVCLRAFPYLSDLERHSISHSELKPHECKDCGKTFKRSSHLRRHCNIHAGLRPFCCQLCPRRFREAGELAHHHRVHSGERPYQCPVCWLRFTEANTLRRHSKRKHPEALGMPLCPPDPRPETPWDEEEGIPATAGVCEEGPEGKEPAGPAPSASASRSWLTARSSAGTGPRQVGQDTLASGGLPVLGGGRG
- the Znf524 gene encoding zinc finger protein 524 isoform X3; the encoded protein is MDTPSPDPLPSTLTGEEEKPLALLPPVPRGRRGRPPGGAASSNRTLKASFPRKRGRPPKSGQEPPLAQELTSQVGSGGGSDLLLIDDQGVPYTVSERSAAGGPQGSVSRRAPHFCPVCLRAFPYLSDLERHSISHSELKPHECKDCGKTFKRSSHLRRHCNIHAGLRPFCCQLCPRRFREAGELAHHHRVHSGERPYQCPVCWLRFTEANTLRRHSKRKHPEALGMPLCPPDPRPETPWDEEEGIPATAGVCEEGPEGKEPAGPAPSASASRSWLTARSSAGTGPRQVGQDTLASGGLPVLGGGRG